A part of Myxococcus landrumus genomic DNA contains:
- a CDS encoding tetratricopeptide repeat protein, giving the protein MNVSLRALALVLSLAGSTSASAAEPPPALTQQELERNLSSVEQQLRTAEEALRFVETQYSQRPEPDEAQVRARRYSDAEIHYLLGDWNAASVLFYDLVSDPAFHSHPRYPDALFFLADALYQQKNDLGARIYLRELLALPSPSARHRDALTRYLGICGKLNLFDGIEAQLEQARGLYGGQLPPDIQYVNAKWLFRRTDLPPAERMARARAAFAPLAQVPGGPYQLQAGYHMAVLSMQAGELPLAILQFQQLLVPVPQQGASPATADKPVVRTTADTDPARIRELSLMSLGRLLYEAGRFDEALDRYGQVPRESESFPESLYEIAWTQVRKGNHQEAKNAVDILLMVSPDSRLAPEAKLLQGHLLQKLQKYNDAIAAYDELISTFRPVREKVDGMLSANRDPVAYFDRLLARTDTVPDVRTLLPPLALRYASTERDVGDAVKMVGDIDTGKKGTVDARELAARILLALQTRRLETFPELQEGFMRADAVETAVANAEAALVELERHSLESSLTATEREKLLPLRHERETLAARFATLPTTQKELEERLRRMQARVDSVDREAFRLGAEVRGLHAIAAAVRKWVDDTRLIRQTPPDEEREFLVQLQAEVKTLQELQLELDKTRGRLADERNSAAASLAGEQAIRGRYLTALRAEHDVLSEAERRQSPSSLLTRAHQARDQGLALSKRVSEAQSALLARVDQRGRRIREKVLAEQKLLDKYEAEVAAVSSNARQLVGRIAYESFRRVRRQFYDLVLKADVGVVDVAFTEKQDKTTAIQKVSAQKAEALRALDADFRGVLAEDGR; this is encoded by the coding sequence GTGAACGTGTCGCTTCGCGCCCTCGCCCTCGTGCTCAGCCTCGCGGGCAGCACCTCCGCCTCCGCCGCGGAGCCTCCTCCCGCGCTGACGCAGCAGGAGCTGGAGCGCAACCTCTCGTCGGTGGAGCAGCAGCTCCGCACCGCCGAGGAGGCCCTGCGCTTCGTGGAGACGCAGTACAGCCAGCGCCCGGAGCCCGATGAGGCCCAGGTGCGCGCGCGGCGCTACTCGGATGCGGAAATCCATTACCTGCTGGGCGACTGGAACGCGGCCTCGGTCCTCTTCTACGACCTGGTGAGCGACCCGGCGTTTCACAGCCACCCGCGCTACCCGGACGCGCTCTTCTTCCTCGCGGACGCGCTGTACCAGCAGAAGAACGACCTGGGCGCGCGCATCTACCTGCGCGAGCTGCTCGCCCTGCCCTCCCCTTCCGCGCGCCACCGCGACGCCCTCACGCGCTACCTGGGCATCTGCGGGAAGCTGAACCTGTTCGACGGCATCGAGGCGCAGCTCGAACAAGCCCGCGGCCTCTACGGTGGCCAGCTTCCGCCGGACATCCAGTATGTGAATGCGAAGTGGCTCTTCCGCCGCACGGACCTGCCTCCCGCCGAGCGCATGGCCCGCGCGCGCGCCGCCTTTGCCCCTCTGGCCCAGGTCCCCGGCGGGCCGTATCAGCTCCAGGCCGGCTACCACATGGCCGTGCTGTCGATGCAGGCCGGTGAGCTGCCCCTGGCCATCCTCCAGTTCCAGCAGCTCCTTGTCCCCGTGCCCCAGCAGGGTGCCTCGCCCGCGACGGCGGACAAGCCCGTGGTCCGGACGACGGCGGACACGGACCCGGCGCGCATCCGCGAGCTCTCGCTGATGTCGCTGGGCCGCCTGCTCTACGAGGCCGGCCGCTTCGATGAGGCGCTGGACCGGTACGGCCAGGTGCCGCGCGAGAGCGAGTCCTTCCCGGAGTCGCTCTACGAAATCGCGTGGACCCAGGTGCGCAAGGGCAACCACCAGGAAGCCAAGAACGCCGTCGACATCCTGTTGATGGTGTCACCGGATTCGCGACTCGCGCCCGAGGCCAAGCTCCTCCAAGGCCACCTGCTCCAGAAGCTCCAGAAGTACAACGACGCCATCGCGGCCTATGACGAGCTCATCAGCACCTTCCGCCCCGTGAGGGAGAAGGTGGACGGGATGCTGAGCGCCAACCGCGACCCCGTGGCGTACTTCGACCGGCTGCTCGCGCGCACGGACACCGTTCCAGATGTCCGCACGCTGCTGCCGCCTCTCGCGCTGCGGTACGCGTCGACGGAACGCGATGTCGGTGACGCGGTGAAGATGGTGGGTGACATCGACACCGGGAAGAAGGGGACGGTCGACGCGAGAGAGCTCGCCGCGCGCATCCTCCTGGCCCTCCAGACACGGAGGCTGGAGACCTTCCCGGAGCTTCAAGAGGGCTTCATGCGCGCGGACGCGGTGGAGACCGCTGTCGCGAACGCGGAGGCCGCGCTCGTGGAGCTGGAGCGCCACTCGCTGGAGTCCTCACTCACGGCGACGGAGCGCGAGAAGCTCCTGCCCTTGCGGCATGAGCGAGAGACGCTGGCCGCGCGCTTCGCCACGCTCCCCACCACGCAGAAGGAGCTGGAGGAGCGGCTGCGGCGCATGCAGGCGCGCGTGGACTCGGTGGACCGGGAGGCGTTCCGCCTGGGCGCGGAGGTGCGGGGCCTGCACGCCATCGCCGCGGCGGTGCGCAAGTGGGTGGATGACACGCGCCTGATTCGGCAGACGCCGCCCGACGAGGAGCGTGAGTTCCTGGTGCAGCTCCAGGCCGAGGTCAAGACGCTCCAGGAGCTCCAGCTGGAGCTCGACAAGACACGCGGCCGGCTCGCGGACGAGCGGAACAGCGCCGCGGCCAGCCTCGCCGGAGAGCAGGCCATCCGAGGCCGCTACCTCACCGCGCTGCGCGCCGAACATGACGTGCTCTCCGAGGCCGAGCGGCGCCAGTCTCCCTCGTCGCTGCTGACTCGCGCGCATCAGGCGCGAGACCAGGGCCTGGCCCTGAGCAAGCGCGTGTCGGAGGCGCAGAGCGCGCTGCTCGCCCGGGTGGATCAGCGGGGGCGCCGCATCCGCGAGAAGGTGCTGGCCGAGCAGAAGCTCCTCGACAAGTACGAGGCCGAGGTGGCCGCGGTGTCCAGCAATGCCAGGCAGTTGGTGGGCCGCATCGCCTACGAAAGCTTCCGGCGTGTGCGTCGGCAGTTCTACGACCTGGTGCTCAAGGCGGACGTGGGCGTGGTGGACGTGGCCTTCACCGAGAAGCAGGACAAGACCACGGCCATCCAGAAGGTGTCCGCGCAGAAGGCCGAGGCCCTGCGCGCGCTGGACGCGGACTTCCGGGGCGTGCTCGCGGAGGATGGCCGGTGA
- a CDS encoding tetratricopeptide repeat protein, which yields MRRVLAVLLALSSLPAAAQAPDAGTPSPRAESPSTPPDAGYLTGLGRTPDEEVLLQDVSQALRTYEEESREFSGDVQRLMERKYEQKRDSLASSYEKVIRDFEAQERKERMEAIVRFEEFLRRYPHEPRYTPDVMFRLAELYYERSQDEHQLAMKEYRERLEAHDKNPDSAFPVEPKKDYADSITLYRRLLKDYPDYRLNDGAWYLLGYCLEEQEQVEESFQTYQQLIARYPRSRFATEAWVRIGEYWFDNYKDSQALPRAAQAFEAAAQDKLHPLYDKALYKLGWTYYRMDRFDEAVESFLTLVDFYEAQRVAKGEAEAGGDLREEALQYVAISLTDESWGGMSRAQALFTKRGPRPYEADIYRRLGHLFFEQTHHPIAIAAYQRALEKDPQAPDAPAIQQRIAQAYERDRKMAESFAESERLASLYQPGTAWYAKNQGDPDALARADVLVERSLSTSATFHHQQAQVFKKEGKHEQAAAGFANAARAYGTYLERFPRSKSAGEMRFYYAECLYFSSQFAAAAKNYELVRDTGASLKHRDDSALSAVLSWQQVLAQDIQAGTAPDLKPLRSTERPEGAEVKPVPLAPTEQKLVAASDKYVALLPRDEKAAGIAYKAAELHYSHGDFPEARRRFERIIQMWPKSEVARYSTNLTVETFLIAKDWRSVEEVSAKLASNTQVIDPSSELHQQLVKFKLAGRFKLADQLLAEGKYEEAARKYIQLVDEEPRHEFADKALNNAAVAHENTRRFDSALKLYERIYREYPKSPLADAALFRVAVNAEKSYDFDKAVVSYQKLVKDYPASKDREAALFNTARLLEGQQRYAEAASAFLRYADLYPAAEDAPKNQYHAAVLLEKQGDPRGEVRALQEFVRKYARKPNQVELVVDAHRRMGDAHQKLGDERAAQSAYTQAASEFDRRKLKPDTHPLAANAAAFGRFQLAEAELRKFDALKIGGWGKALVRSFAVKRAAVKTVKDAYARVYPYKQLEWSLAAAYRSGYALERFANTIIETPVPPDVKRLGEDAVVTYQDLLAQNTAELEDAAVESYAIALAEARKNRVSNEWTRRTLEALNRFRPKEYPVLKEPKQALASEGAYPEGLVGHVSGPPRPASQDESRITGGAKP from the coding sequence ATGCGGCGTGTCCTCGCGGTGCTGCTCGCCCTGTCCTCGCTCCCCGCCGCCGCCCAGGCGCCGGACGCGGGGACACCTTCGCCTCGAGCAGAGAGCCCCTCGACCCCGCCTGATGCGGGCTACCTGACGGGCCTGGGCCGCACGCCCGATGAAGAGGTGCTGCTCCAGGACGTGAGCCAGGCCCTGCGCACGTACGAGGAGGAGTCCCGCGAGTTCAGCGGCGACGTGCAGCGGCTGATGGAGCGCAAGTACGAGCAGAAGCGCGACTCGCTGGCGTCCTCGTACGAGAAGGTCATCCGCGACTTCGAAGCCCAGGAGCGCAAGGAGCGGATGGAGGCCATCGTCCGCTTCGAGGAGTTCCTGCGCCGCTACCCCCACGAGCCTCGCTACACGCCGGACGTGATGTTCCGTCTCGCGGAGCTCTACTACGAGCGCTCCCAGGACGAGCACCAGCTCGCGATGAAGGAGTACCGCGAGCGGCTGGAGGCGCATGACAAGAACCCCGACTCGGCCTTCCCCGTCGAGCCGAAGAAGGACTACGCGGACTCCATCACGCTGTACCGCCGGCTGCTGAAGGACTACCCCGACTACCGCCTCAACGACGGCGCCTGGTACCTCCTGGGCTACTGCCTCGAAGAGCAGGAGCAGGTCGAGGAGAGCTTCCAGACCTACCAGCAGCTCATCGCCCGCTATCCGCGAAGCCGCTTCGCCACCGAGGCGTGGGTCCGCATCGGCGAGTACTGGTTCGACAACTACAAGGACTCGCAGGCGCTCCCTCGTGCCGCGCAGGCCTTCGAGGCCGCCGCCCAGGACAAGCTCCACCCGCTCTACGACAAGGCCCTCTACAAGCTCGGTTGGACATACTACCGCATGGACCGCTTCGACGAAGCGGTGGAGTCCTTCCTCACACTCGTGGACTTCTACGAAGCCCAGCGCGTGGCCAAGGGCGAAGCGGAAGCGGGCGGCGACCTGCGCGAAGAGGCGCTGCAGTACGTGGCCATCTCGCTGACGGATGAGTCGTGGGGCGGGATGTCTCGCGCCCAGGCCCTCTTCACAAAACGCGGCCCCAGGCCATACGAGGCGGACATCTACCGCCGCCTGGGCCACCTGTTCTTCGAGCAGACGCATCACCCCATCGCCATCGCGGCCTATCAGCGCGCGCTGGAGAAGGACCCGCAGGCCCCGGACGCGCCCGCCATCCAACAGCGCATCGCGCAGGCCTACGAGCGGGACCGGAAGATGGCGGAGTCCTTCGCGGAGTCGGAGCGGCTCGCCAGCCTCTACCAGCCTGGGACGGCCTGGTACGCGAAGAACCAGGGGGACCCGGACGCACTCGCGCGGGCCGATGTCCTCGTCGAGCGGAGCCTCTCCACCAGCGCGACGTTCCACCATCAGCAAGCGCAGGTGTTCAAGAAGGAAGGCAAGCACGAGCAGGCCGCCGCGGGCTTCGCCAATGCCGCGCGCGCCTACGGCACGTATCTGGAGCGCTTCCCCCGCAGCAAGAGCGCGGGAGAGATGCGTTTCTACTACGCGGAATGCCTCTACTTCTCCTCGCAGTTCGCCGCCGCCGCGAAGAACTACGAACTGGTGCGCGACACGGGGGCCAGCCTCAAGCACCGCGACGACTCGGCGCTCAGCGCGGTGCTCTCGTGGCAGCAGGTGCTGGCGCAGGACATCCAGGCCGGCACCGCGCCCGACCTCAAGCCCCTGCGCTCCACCGAGCGTCCCGAGGGCGCCGAGGTGAAGCCCGTGCCCCTCGCGCCCACCGAGCAGAAGCTGGTGGCGGCGTCGGACAAGTACGTGGCGCTGCTGCCGCGTGACGAGAAGGCCGCGGGCATCGCGTACAAGGCCGCGGAGCTGCACTACTCGCACGGCGACTTCCCCGAGGCGCGCCGGCGCTTCGAGCGCATCATCCAGATGTGGCCCAAGAGCGAGGTGGCGCGCTACTCCACCAACCTCACCGTCGAGACCTTCCTCATCGCCAAGGACTGGCGCAGCGTCGAGGAGGTCAGCGCGAAGCTCGCCAGCAACACGCAGGTCATCGACCCGTCCAGCGAGCTCCACCAGCAGTTGGTGAAGTTCAAGCTCGCGGGCCGCTTCAAGCTGGCCGACCAGCTCCTGGCCGAGGGCAAGTACGAGGAGGCCGCGCGCAAGTACATCCAGCTCGTCGACGAGGAGCCTCGGCACGAGTTCGCGGACAAGGCGCTCAACAACGCCGCCGTCGCTCATGAGAACACCCGGCGCTTCGACTCCGCGCTGAAGCTCTACGAGCGCATCTACCGCGAGTACCCCAAGTCGCCCCTGGCCGACGCCGCGCTGTTCCGCGTGGCGGTGAACGCGGAGAAGTCCTACGACTTCGACAAGGCCGTCGTCAGCTACCAGAAGCTGGTGAAGGACTACCCCGCGTCGAAGGACCGCGAGGCGGCCCTCTTCAACACGGCCCGGCTCCTGGAAGGCCAGCAGCGCTACGCCGAGGCCGCGTCGGCCTTCCTGCGCTACGCGGACCTGTACCCCGCCGCCGAGGACGCGCCGAAGAACCAGTACCATGCCGCCGTCCTGCTGGAGAAACAGGGCGACCCGCGCGGCGAGGTGCGTGCGCTCCAGGAGTTCGTGCGCAAGTACGCGCGGAAGCCGAACCAGGTGGAGCTGGTGGTGGATGCCCACCGACGCATGGGAGACGCGCACCAGAAGCTCGGCGACGAGCGTGCGGCCCAGAGCGCCTATACCCAGGCGGCCAGCGAGTTCGACCGGCGCAAGCTCAAGCCAGACACGCATCCGCTCGCGGCGAACGCGGCGGCCTTCGGACGGTTCCAGCTCGCGGAAGCGGAGCTGCGGAAGTTCGACGCGCTGAAGATTGGCGGCTGGGGCAAGGCCCTGGTGCGCAGCTTCGCGGTGAAGCGCGCGGCGGTGAAGACGGTGAAGGACGCCTACGCGCGGGTGTATCCGTACAAGCAGCTCGAGTGGTCCCTCGCCGCGGCCTACCGCTCCGGCTACGCACTGGAGCGCTTCGCCAACACCATCATCGAGACGCCCGTGCCTCCCGACGTGAAGCGGCTGGGTGAGGACGCGGTGGTGACGTACCAGGACCTGCTCGCGCAGAACACGGCCGAGCTGGAGGACGCGGCGGTGGAGAGCTACGCCATCGCCCTGGCGGAGGCTCGGAAGAATCGCGTGTCGAACGAGTGGACCCGGCGCACGCTGGAGGCCCTCAATCGCTTCCGCCCCAAGGAGTACCCGGTGCTCAAGGAGCCCAAGCAGGCGCTTGCGTCCGAAGGCGCCTATCCCGAAGGGCTCGTCGGCCACGTGAGCGGACCTCCTCGTCCCGCGTCGCAGGATGAGAGCCGCATCACCGGAGGGGCCAAGCCGTGA
- a CDS encoding tetratricopeptide repeat protein: MRTPRLTALLVSSGLFLSACASGPETRPAGESTAGKSPATPTVVQPPPRDTAKDFEQAVATARSGELAAAESALRALVTDDPKLDYAWTNLGIVQERLGRNEDAERSYRQALAVAPEQASAWDCLTRLYGRTNRSAAMETELRGLLETKPDSVPLRTSLAVSLLQQKKLEPAATEAKRALKVDERHTRAMQVLAQVYYREGKHELARMVLENARDIAPGDAATRNMLGLVYLGLKVKPQALDEFKEAAKLQPDFAEARNNFGAMLNEAQDYPAAVTELEAAVRAAPDFAAARLNLGNAYRGQGDFERAKVEYEKVLALRPGQPDPLFNLAILYLDVEPPGLDSITRFKTALTYFEHYQSQGGRDDRIPQYTKDARKSIEREERRLERERKDQLRKAAEAEKAQREQAKQAPDTAPAPKVDPAPAAVTPAHVAPPAHTSPTPGEAAGTPAPSAASQADTKAQTAPTSESAPEQSGSGKLATDKN; this comes from the coding sequence GTGAGGACACCTCGGCTCACCGCGCTGCTCGTGTCGTCGGGGTTGTTCCTGTCCGCGTGTGCCTCGGGTCCGGAGACGCGCCCGGCGGGAGAGTCCACAGCGGGCAAGAGCCCCGCGACGCCCACCGTGGTCCAGCCTCCTCCTCGCGACACGGCGAAGGACTTCGAGCAGGCGGTCGCGACGGCACGCAGTGGAGAGCTCGCCGCGGCGGAGTCGGCCCTGCGCGCGCTGGTGACGGACGACCCGAAGCTCGACTACGCGTGGACGAACCTCGGCATCGTGCAGGAGCGACTGGGACGGAACGAGGACGCGGAGCGCTCCTACCGCCAGGCCCTCGCAGTGGCACCCGAGCAGGCATCCGCGTGGGACTGCCTGACGCGGCTGTACGGACGCACGAATCGCTCCGCCGCGATGGAGACGGAGCTGCGCGGACTTCTGGAGACGAAGCCGGACTCCGTCCCGCTGCGCACGTCGCTCGCGGTGAGCCTGCTTCAGCAGAAGAAGCTGGAGCCCGCGGCCACGGAGGCGAAGCGAGCCCTCAAGGTCGATGAGCGGCACACCCGGGCGATGCAGGTGCTCGCGCAGGTGTACTACCGCGAAGGCAAACACGAGCTGGCGCGCATGGTGCTGGAGAACGCGCGAGACATCGCCCCCGGCGACGCGGCCACGCGCAACATGCTCGGGCTGGTGTACCTGGGGCTCAAGGTCAAGCCGCAGGCGCTGGACGAGTTCAAGGAGGCCGCGAAGCTCCAGCCGGACTTCGCCGAGGCACGCAACAACTTCGGCGCGATGCTCAACGAGGCGCAGGACTATCCCGCCGCGGTGACGGAGCTCGAAGCCGCCGTGCGAGCCGCGCCGGACTTCGCCGCCGCCCGCCTCAACCTGGGCAATGCCTACCGGGGCCAGGGAGACTTCGAGCGCGCCAAGGTCGAGTACGAGAAGGTGCTCGCGCTGCGGCCCGGACAGCCGGACCCGCTCTTCAACCTCGCCATCCTGTATCTCGATGTCGAGCCCCCGGGGCTGGACTCCATCACCCGCTTCAAGACCGCCCTCACCTACTTCGAGCACTACCAATCCCAGGGCGGACGCGACGACCGCATCCCCCAGTACACGAAGGACGCGCGCAAGAGCATCGAGCGCGAGGAGCGGCGCCTCGAGCGCGAGCGCAAGGACCAGCTCCGCAAGGCGGCCGAGGCCGAGAAGGCGCAACGCGAACAGGCGAAGCAGGCTCCTGACACCGCACCAGCCCCGAAGGTCGACCCGGCCCCCGCCGCCGTGACGCCCGCCCACGTCGCCCCACCCGCCCACACGTCGCCGACACCCGGCGAAGCTGCTGGAACTCCTGCCCCCAGCGCGGCGTCTCAAGCCGACACGAAGGCCCAGACGGCCCCCACCTCCGAGAGCGCCCCGGAACAGTCAGGCTCGGGTAAGCTGGCCACCGACAAGAACTAG
- a CDS encoding AgmX/PglI C-terminal domain-containing protein — MAAPSPSKLLRVGLIQNGQIVEEHHVRRDTVTIGHDARNTIVLPASDDRPARFGVFENQGQQFQLVINESMKGRVNLGSSDVDFDALRSQGLASRRGDLYILPLQESARGKVELGDATLFFQFVTPPAEEARPILPSDVRVSRWKTMDRVFFGILAASLLIHFSGAAIILAAEAPKEQELALDQLDDRFVRAIIPQRPPEPAKTAAPGPTEAPKEDTPSPEPKDGADKPATEKPTAVAAAERHAEMVKKVSDKGLLKMLGSRGSGSGAFQDVLGGASGGSDIAAALQGAGGVGVANEASVGKGSGPRGGGTGTVTGIGELGTQGGGKVDLGTKKEVEVKGRVQESAPEVDSSDVDRDALARYVRARKGAIQSCYEKELKRNPNLKGKVVVRFSILPSGRVGDFEIDENTLGSEAVASCIRAAIRGWVFPFKPDDAATVSYPFVFSPTG, encoded by the coding sequence ATGGCAGCCCCTTCGCCATCCAAGCTGCTCCGCGTTGGCCTCATCCAGAACGGCCAGATTGTCGAGGAGCACCACGTCCGGCGTGACACCGTCACCATCGGCCACGACGCGCGCAACACCATCGTCCTGCCCGCCTCCGACGACCGCCCCGCGCGCTTCGGCGTGTTCGAGAACCAGGGCCAGCAGTTCCAGCTCGTCATCAACGAGTCCATGAAGGGCCGCGTCAACCTCGGCTCCTCCGACGTGGACTTCGACGCCCTGCGCTCCCAGGGACTCGCCTCGCGCCGGGGGGACCTCTACATCCTGCCGCTGCAGGAGAGCGCTCGCGGCAAGGTGGAGCTGGGCGACGCCACCCTCTTCTTCCAGTTCGTCACGCCTCCCGCCGAGGAGGCGCGTCCGATTCTCCCCTCGGACGTCCGCGTCAGCCGCTGGAAGACGATGGACCGCGTCTTCTTCGGCATCCTCGCGGCCTCGCTCCTCATCCACTTCTCCGGCGCGGCCATCATCCTCGCCGCCGAGGCCCCCAAGGAGCAGGAGCTGGCGCTGGACCAGCTCGATGACCGCTTCGTGCGCGCCATCATCCCTCAGCGCCCACCCGAGCCCGCGAAGACGGCCGCCCCGGGCCCCACCGAGGCCCCCAAGGAAGACACGCCGTCTCCGGAGCCCAAGGACGGCGCGGACAAGCCCGCGACGGAGAAGCCCACCGCCGTCGCCGCCGCCGAGCGCCACGCGGAGATGGTGAAGAAGGTCTCCGACAAGGGCCTCTTGAAGATGCTGGGCTCGCGCGGCTCCGGCTCGGGTGCGTTCCAGGACGTGCTGGGCGGCGCCAGCGGAGGCAGCGACATCGCCGCGGCGCTTCAGGGCGCTGGCGGCGTGGGCGTCGCCAACGAGGCCTCCGTCGGCAAGGGCTCCGGTCCTCGCGGTGGCGGCACCGGCACCGTGACGGGCATCGGCGAGCTGGGCACCCAGGGCGGCGGCAAGGTCGACCTGGGCACGAAGAAGGAAGTCGAAGTGAAGGGTCGCGTCCAGGAGTCCGCCCCGGAGGTGGACAGCTCCGACGTGGACCGCGACGCGCTCGCCCGCTACGTCCGCGCGCGCAAGGGCGCCATCCAGAGCTGCTACGAGAAGGAGCTCAAGCGAAACCCCAACCTCAAGGGCAAGGTGGTGGTGCGCTTCTCCATCCTCCCGTCAGGCCGCGTGGGCGACTTCGAGATTGATGAGAACACCCTGGGCAGCGAGGCGGTGGCCAGCTGCATCCGCGCCGCCATCCGAGGTTGGGTGTTCCCCTTCAAGCCCGACGACGCCGCCACCGTCTCCTACCCGTTCGTCTTCTCCCCGACAGGGTAG
- a CDS encoding polysaccharide biosynthesis/export family protein gives MRTLRLGLPLLLSGALSACFGSTPRPPPPAPTPAAEAGAVRSAGGTLGPGDVVEVRVFQEPEHSGTWRLSPEGTIDYPLCGKVPLKGQTPSTAADSLRECLGRFVRRPQVSVLIREYNSQKVFVFGEVQKPGTFPVDGEMSIVQAITLAGGFTKLAAKNTTLVTRVVDGQERKIRVPVEDIGVGREKNFLLQPGDIVFVPESFF, from the coding sequence ATGAGAACCCTCCGCCTAGGCCTGCCCCTGCTCCTGTCAGGAGCGCTGTCCGCGTGCTTCGGTTCGACGCCGCGGCCTCCGCCTCCCGCCCCGACTCCGGCCGCCGAAGCGGGAGCGGTCCGCTCGGCGGGAGGAACCCTGGGCCCCGGTGACGTGGTGGAGGTGCGCGTCTTCCAGGAGCCCGAGCACTCCGGAACCTGGCGCCTGTCGCCGGAAGGCACCATCGACTATCCGCTGTGCGGGAAGGTGCCGCTGAAGGGCCAGACGCCCAGCACGGCGGCGGACTCGCTGCGCGAGTGCCTGGGACGCTTCGTGCGCAGGCCGCAGGTGTCGGTGCTGATTCGCGAGTACAACTCGCAGAAGGTCTTCGTCTTCGGCGAGGTCCAGAAGCCCGGCACCTTCCCGGTGGATGGGGAGATGTCCATCGTCCAGGCGATTACCCTGGCGGGGGGCTTCACCAAGCTGGCGGCGAAGAACACCACGCTGGTGACGCGCGTGGTCGACGGGCAGGAGCGCAAGATTCGCGTCCCCGTCGAGGACATTGGCGTGGGCCGGGAGAAGAACTTCCTCCTGCAGCCGGGCGACATCGTCTTCGTGCCGGAGAGCTTCTTCTAG